Proteins encoded by one window of Cervus canadensis isolate Bull #8, Minnesota chromosome 18, ASM1932006v1, whole genome shotgun sequence:
- the ZNF23 gene encoding zinc finger protein 23 isoform X3: protein MLENYGNVASLGFPLLKPAVISQLEGGGELEGPSPLASGAGTGPQGLWTDIDIQTDNNLTGEMCEEKYNTSYELQRNSFQETDFTETYILKKQQEVHSVGSVKKENSNVIDRMVKDNTSPMEECFFSQSPNLNQCHTVSTGEQPPECTRLEKAFSFDTKLIQQEIINSGERPFKCEELIENFSCNSQLNQGQDSYTGEKPHQYKEYGKAFNINAKLIWHQRLHSGEKPFKCVECGKSFSYSSHYITHQTIHSGEKPYQCKVCGKAFSVNGSLSRHQRIHTGERPYQCKECGSGFSCSSAYIIHQRIHTGEKPYECNDCGKAFNVNAKLIQHQRIHTGEKPYECTECGKGFRCSSQLRQHQSIHTGERPFQCKECGKAFSSNAKLIQHQRIHTGEKPYECTECGKAFGVKGKLIQHQRIHTGEKPYECKECGKPFRCNSQLRQHLRIHTGEKPYECNECGKAFNVNAKLMQHQRIHTGEKPFECNECRKCFTSKRNLLDHHRIHTGEKPYQCKECGKAFSINAKLTRHQRIHTGEKPFKCMECEKAFSCSSDYIVHQRIHTGEKPFQCKECGKAFHVNAHLIRHQRSHTGEKPFRCVECGKGFSYSSDCIIHQTVHTWKKPYVCNLCGKAFRFSFQLSQHQSIHSEVKSS, encoded by the coding sequence aTATTGATATCCAGACTGACAATAATTTGACAGGAGAAATgtgtgaagaaaaatataatacatcATATGAACTTCAGAGGAACTCTTTTCAGGAAACAGATTTTACAGAAACGTATATTCTAAAGAAACAGCAGGAGGTCCACTCAGTAGGTagtgtgaagaaagaaaacagcaatgtCATTGACAGGATGGTGAAAGACAATACTAGCCCCATGGAGGAGTGTTTCTTTAGTCAAAGTCCAAATTTGAATCAGTGTCATACCGTCTccactggagagcagccccctgAGTGTACAAGACTGGAGAAAGCCTTCAGCTTTGACACAAAACTTATTCAACAGGAAATAATTAATTCTGGGGAAAGACCTTTCAAATGTGAAGAATTAATAGAAAACTTTAGCTGTAACTCTCAACTTAATCAGGGTCAAGATAGCTACACTGGGGAGAAGCCCCATCAATATAAGGAGTATGGCAAAGCCTTTAACATCAATGCAAAATTAATTTGGCATCAAAGACTTCACAGTGGGGAGAAGCCCTTCAAATGTGTAGAGTGCGGTAAAAGCTTCAGTTACAGTTCCCATTATATTACACATCAGACAATCCACAGTGGGGAGAAGCCCTATCAGTGTAAGGTGTGTGGAAAAGCCTTCAGTGTTAATGGGAGTCTAAGTAGGCATCAGAGAATCCATACAGGAGAGAGGCCCTATCAGTGCAAGGAGTGTGGGAGCGGCTTTAGCTGCAGTTCTGCATATATCATACATCAGAGaatccacactggagagaaaccttatgagTGTAATGACTGTGGAAAAGCTTTCAATGTTAATGCAAAATTAATTCAACATCAGCGGatccacactggagagaagccttacgAATGTACTGAGTGTGGGAAAGGCTTCAGGTGCAGTTCCCAGCTTAGGCAGCATCAGAGCATCCACACTGGAGAGAGGCCCTTTCAGTGTAAGGAGTGTGGAAAGGCCTTTAGTAGTAATGCAAAACTCATTCAGCATCAAAGAATTCACACAGGGGAGAAACCCTATGAGTGTACTGAGTGTGGAAAAGCCTTTGGTGTCAAAGGGAAATTAATCCAGCACCAGAGAATCCACACGGGTGAGAAACCCTATGAGTGTAAAGAATGTGGCAAACCCTTCAGGTGTAACTCCCAGCTTCGGCAGCATCTGAGAATCCAcaccggggagaagccctatgagtGTAATGAGTGTGGAAAGGCCTTCAACGTTAATGCGAAATTAATGCAGCATCAGAGGATTCACACTGGGGAGAAACCCTTTGAATGTAATGAGTGCAGAAAATGCTTTACTTCTAAAAGAAACCTACTTGATCATCACCGAATCCATACTGGAGAAAAGCCCTAccaatgtaaggaatgtgggaaagcGTTTAGCATCAATGCCAAACTAACTAGGCATCAGAGAATACACACTGGGGAGAAACCTTTCAAATGTATGGAATGTGAGAAAGCATTCAGCTGTAGTTCTGACTATATTGTGCATCAGAGAatccatactggagagaaaccctttCAGTGTAAGGAGTGTGGAAAAGCCTTCCATGTTAATGCTCATTTAATTCGGCATCAAAGAAGCCACACTGGTGAGAAACCCTTCAGATGTGTGGAGTGTGGCAAAGGCTTCAGCTATAGTTCTGACTGTATTATACATCAGACGGTTCATACTTGGAAGAAACCCTATGTGTGTAATctgtgtgggaaagccttcaggTTTAGCTTCCAACTTAGTCAGCATCAGAGCATTCACAGTGAAGTAAAGTCCTCATGA